The following are from one region of the Staphylococcus argenteus genome:
- a CDS encoding threonine aldolase family protein → MISFENDYLEGAHEKVLKRLLDTNLVQASGYGFDQFTAQAIEKIKDTIDCPNATVRFLVGGTQTNQVVINSMLESFEGVISADTGHVAVHEGGAIEYSGHKVITLPSNEGKISASEVEAYMETFKSDFKKDHMVFPGMVYISHPTEYGTLYSKSELETLSKVCKQYKIPLFMDGARLGYGLMSDQSDMTIKDIAKYCDVFYIGGTKIGALCGEAIVFTKNNEPKQFTTRIKHHGALLAKGRLTGIQFLELFTDDLYFKISRHAIEMANKMKQGFINKGYRLYFDSPTNQQFFILSNEKIAALEEKVKFAVWEKYDDQHRVVRFATSWATTEENLNKLLDLI, encoded by the coding sequence GTGATCTCATTTGAAAATGATTATTTAGAAGGTGCACATGAAAAAGTATTGAAACGACTATTGGATACAAATCTTGTACAAGCTTCAGGATATGGCTTTGATCAATTCACAGCACAGGCAATTGAAAAAATTAAAGATACAATTGATTGTCCTAATGCTACAGTTCGTTTTTTAGTAGGAGGAACACAAACCAATCAAGTCGTCATCAATTCTATGTTAGAAAGTTTCGAAGGTGTAATATCAGCAGATACGGGACATGTTGCAGTACATGAAGGTGGTGCTATTGAATACAGCGGTCATAAAGTAATTACATTGCCATCTAATGAAGGGAAAATTAGCGCTTCAGAAGTTGAAGCTTATATGGAAACATTTAAAAGTGATTTTAAAAAGGACCATATGGTATTCCCAGGAATGGTATACATTTCACATCCGACTGAATATGGCACTCTATATTCTAAGTCTGAATTAGAAACACTTTCCAAAGTATGTAAACAATATAAGATTCCATTATTTATGGATGGTGCACGATTAGGATATGGTTTGATGAGTGACCAATCAGATATGACTATTAAAGACATCGCTAAATATTGTGATGTATTTTATATAGGTGGTACAAAGATTGGTGCGCTATGCGGGGAAGCTATTGTTTTCACGAAAAATAATGAGCCGAAACAATTTACAACTCGAATCAAACATCACGGCGCCCTTTTAGCAAAAGGACGGTTAACTGGTATACAATTTTTAGAATTATTTACGGATGATTTGTATTTTAAAATAAGTAGACATGCTATCGAAATGGCAAATAAGATGAAACAAGGATTTATAAATAAAGGCTATCGTCTTTACTTTGATTCTCCAACCAATCAACAATTTTTTATTTTAAGTAACGAGAAAATAGCAGCGTTAGAAGAAAAAGTTAAATTTGCTGTTTGGGAAAAATACGATGATCAGCATCGTGTTGTAAGGTTTGCAACCAGCTGGGCGACAACCGAAGAAAATTTAAATAAATTATTAGATTTGATTTAA